The following proteins are co-located in the Cutaneotrichosporon cavernicola HIS019 DNA, chromosome: 3 genome:
- the FRS2 gene encoding uncharacterized protein (tRNA synthetases class II core domain (F)) yields the protein MALPTVDEVQTAILTALDASPAGTLTDSRTISAAGTLLGSQEAQAVVKSALDSLLSKEMVDYKQITTNVYGLTEEGAQIAASGSHEFRVWQACPAAGAGAPVTVPELKKLLGDDTVKVGQGRAFKNKWIAKDGAGFVRAAAAPVDETAEQLREVQTTGGQAGGDKVLKELIKRKLVGARKQLHFSASKGPKFATEVKTLETDLSTDMVSSGKWKEAEFKPYNFAAQGQATEGGALHPLLKVREEFRQIFFDLGFTEMPTNHFVESAFWNFDAMFVPQQHPARELQDTFYVKDPAKAFIPDEAYYERVRKTHEVGGYGSIGYRAPFLRADSERLLLRTHTTAVSTDMLYRLANQPGGFKPAKLFSIDRVFRNEATDATHLAEFHQVEGVVADYDITLGHLIGFMKEFFAKTGNHKLRFKPAYNPYTEPSMEVFSWHEGLGKWIEIANSGVFRPEMLEPMGLPKGVRVLGWGMSLERPTMIKYKISDIRTLVGHKTDLLGVKSAAAVRLDKGDD from the exons ATGGCGCTACCCAccgttgacgaggtccAGACGGCCATTCTTACGGCGCTCGATGCGTCCCCGGCAGGTACACTTACCGATTCGCGGACGATCTCGGCAGCCGGAACGCTGCTGGGCAGCCAGGAGGCGCAGGCTGTCGTCAAGTCGGCGCTAGACTCGCTGCTGAGCAAGGAG ATGGTCGACTACAAGCAGATCACGACCAATGTGTACGGGCTCACCGAAGAAGGAGCACAGATTGCGGCGAGCGGCTCGCACGAGTTCCGCGTGTGGCAGGCGTGTCCCGCTGCCGGAGCCGGTGCACCGGTCACCGTGCCAGAGCTCAAG aaACTCCTCGGTGACGACACTGTCAAGGTCGGCCAGGGCCGCGCGTTCAAGAACAAGTGGATTGCCAAGGACGGTGCGGGCTTtgtgcgcgccgccgccgcgccagtgGACGAGACGGCTgagcagctgcgcgaggtgcAGACCACGGGCGGACAGGCGGGCGGCGACAaggtgctcaaggagctgATAAAGCGCAAGCTTGTGGGTGCGCGGAAACAGCTCCATTTTAGCGCGTCCAAGGGACCCAAGTTTGCGACTGAGGtcaagacgctcgagaCGGATCTGTCGACTGACATGGTGTCGAGCGGCAAGtggaaggaggccgagttCAAGCCATACAACTTTGCCGCGCAGGGACAGGCGACCGAGGGCGGCGCACTGCACCCTCTGCTCAAGGTGCGCGAGGAGTTCCGGCAGATCTTCTTCGACCTCGGCTTCACCGAGATGCCCACCAACCACTTTGTTGAGAGCGCGTTCTGGAACTTTGACGCCATGTTTGTGCCGCAACAACACCCTGCACGCGAGCTGCAGGACACTTTCTACGTCAAGG ACCCCGCCAAGGCGTTCATCCCCGACGAGGCGTACTATGAGCGCGTGAGGAAGACGCACGAGGTTGGCGGATACGGCTCGATCGGGTACCGCGCACCTTTCTTACGCGCTGATagcgagcgcctccttctgcgTACGCACACGACCGCCGTGTCCACCGACATGTTGTATCGCCTCGCCAACCAGCCTGGCGGCTTCAAGCCCGCCAAGCTCTTCAGTATCGACCGCGTGTTCCGTAACGAGGCGACCGACGCGACCCACCTTGCCGAGTTCCACCAGGTCGAGGGTGTTGTCGCCGACTACGACATTACGCTGGGCCATCTCATCGGCTTCATGAAGGAGTTCTTTGCCAAGACAGGCAACCACAAGCTGCGCTTCAAGCCCGCTTACAACCCCTACACCGAGCCGTCGATGGAGGTATTCTCGTGGCACGAGGGCCTGGGCAAGTGGATCGAGATTGCCAAC tcCGGCGTCTTCCGCCCAGAGATGCTCGAGCCCATGGGTCTGCCCAAGGGTGTGCGCGTGCTCGGCTGGGGCATGTCGCTCGAGCGTCCCACCATGATCAAGTACAAGATCTCGGACATCCGCACCCTTGTCGGTCACAAGACCGACCTGCTCGGCGTCAagtcggccgccgccgtgcgCCTTgacaagggcgacgacTAG
- a CDS encoding uncharacterized protein (Protein of unknown function (DUF563)) → MSSTRHALRGALLCVALLVLLMVIPRYPQPVRERPSIDRLFRPGRSQEPFVDVESVPWTTYDGGIEGYTVWSNLYLSGGTLVAFSKTKEAADSLPNARGILTDFDGVERLPAGPDLWATIAGADLAHDRFGEGAVRLPGVTYLFNDPPGESNLVASHYHFIVDLLVPAARAVASTRTAAGLPLAGPVRVIFPRCGADPSWRDERGMNSWLLRTMFPNIVVEDKLTWDDWARGDVSYVFEQVVIVDRSAAHSASGDVARWGRMNANVPHMDAPRGFWDPFSTAIATAVGDLLRVGRFNLPVVVYFDRSAEPLINPSSNDALITGLRELTGRSEVHIARIQGMTRRQKVALVSRANIVVGLNAEDMLQIMFMQAGKGNAVVELFETDGFSFDYALLAHMLGLKHIAIQGSRELTPQMWDEHPNGKRGPQHEDVIDIDASAVLHAVVRLLDELEGQAGRKLLLG, encoded by the exons ATGAGCTCAACACGCCATGCGCTGCGTGGCGCGCTACTGtgcgtcgccctcctcgtgcTGCTCATGGTGATACCCCGCTATCCACAACCCGTGCGCGAGCGGCCCAGCATCGACAGACTGTTCCGTCCCGGGCGTTCCCAAGAACCAttcgtcgacgtcgaaaGTGTACCATGGACGACATATGATGGTG GTATCGAGGGCTATACCGTCTGGTCTAATCTCTACCTCTCAGGCGGTACGCTCGTCGCGTTCAGCAAAACGAAGGAGGCAGCGGACAGCCTTCCCAACGCCCGTGGCATCCTAACAGACTTTGACGGTGTCGAAAGATTGCCCGCTGGTCCTGACTTGTGGGCGACGATCGCGGGAGCGGATCTCGCACATGACCGGTTTGGCGAGGGTGCCGTGCGCCTGCCAGGCGTAACGTATCTGTTCAACGACCCGCCTGGCGAAA GCAACTTGGTCGCGAGCCACTACCACTTCATTGTCGACCTGCTTGTGCCAGCGGCTCGGGCTGTCGCTTCCACACGCACCGCAGCTGGCTTGCCGTTGGCGGGCCCAGTGCGAGTAATCTTCCCACGGTGCGGCGCCGACCCGTCCTGGCGCGATGAGCGCGGCATGA ACTCGTGGCTCCTCCGCACCATGTTCCCTAATATTgtggtcgaggacaagctgACGTGGGACGACTGGGCGCGGGGGGACGTGTCGTATGTGTTTGAGCAGGTGGTTATTGTGGATCGCT CGGCTGCCCACTCCGCTTCAGGCGACGTCGCCCGCTGGGGCCGCATGAACGCCAACGTACCACACATGGATGCCCCTCGCGGCTTCTGGGACCCATTTAGTACGGCCATAGCCACCGCCGTTGGTGACCTGCTGCGTGTTGGTCGTTTCAATCTTCCCGTCGTGGTCTATTTCGACCGCAGCGCCGAACCGCTCATCAACCCGTCGTCAAATGACGCCCTCATCACCGGGCTCAGGGAGCTCACAGGCCGTTCAGAAGTCCACATCGCTCGCATTCAGGGAATGACGCGCCGGCAAAAAGTCGCACTTGTCTCGCGCGCCAACATTGTCGTCGGGCTCAACGCGGAGGACATGCTACAGATCATGTTCATGCAGGCCGGGAAGGGCAACGCGGTCGTAGAGCTGTTTGAGACGGACGGCTTTTCGTTCGACTACGCATTGCTTGCGCACATGCTCGGCCTCAAGCACATCGCAATACAGGGCAGCCGCGAGCTCACGCCCCAAATGTGGGACGAGCACCCCAACGGCAAGCGAGGACCGCAGCACGAGGACGTGATTGACATTGATGCGAGCGCGGTGCTGCATGCCGTCGTGAGACTACTGGACGAGCTGGAAGGCCAGGCGGGGCGTAAGCTGCTCCTCGGATAG
- the RPL44 gene encoding uncharacterized protein (Ribosomal protein L44) — translation MNYRVGSAATRPPLHPSTKDLHPPTMVNIPKTRRTFCKGKTCKKHTPHKVTQYKKGKDSLAAQGKRRYDRKQSGYGGQTKPVFHKKAKTTKKVVLRLECTTCKTKHQVSLKRCKHFELGGDKKQRGAAISF, via the exons ATGAATTACAGAGTTGG TTCGGCGGCGACACGACCACCTCTTCATCCCTCAACAAAAGACCTTCACCCGCCCACCAT GGTCAACATTCCCAA GACCCGCCGCACCTTCTGCAAGGGCAAGACCTGCAAGAAGCACACCCCCCACAAGGTCACCCAGTacaagaagggcaaggactcgctcgccgcccaggGCAAGCGTCGTTACGACCGGAAGCAGAGCGGTTACGGTGGTCAGACCAAGCCCGTCTTCCacaagaaggccaagacc ACCAAGAaggtcgtcctccgcctcgagtGCACCACTTGCAAGACCAAGCACCAGGTCTCGCTCAAGCGTTGCAAGCACTTCGAGCTTGGCGGTGACAAGAAGCAGCGTGGCGCCGCCATCTCCTTCTAA
- the RPS18 gene encoding uncharacterized protein (Belongs to the universal ribosomal protein uS13 family) → MSTFAPPEAHQQFQHILRLLNTNVKGGGKVMFALTEIKGVGRRYSNLVIKKADVDLNKRAGELNSDELERIVTIMQNPAQFKIPAWFLNRQRDLVDGKNSHILSNQIDQKLRDDLERLKKIRSHRGLRHHWGLRVRGQHTKTTGRRVGARTIATKGKK, encoded by the exons ATGTCGACCTTCG ctccCCCTGAGGCCCACCAGCAGTTCCAG CACATCCTTCGTCTCCTTAACACCAACGTTAAG GGTGGTGGCAAGGTCATGTTCGCCCTTACCGAGATCAAGGGTGTTGGTCGTCGTTACTCGAACCTTGTCATCAAGAA GGCCGACGTTGACCTCAACAAGCGTGCCGGCGAGCTGAACTcggacgagcttgagcgcatTGTCACCATCATGCAGAACCCCGCCCAGTTCAAGATCCCCGCCTGGTTCCTTAACCGTCAGCgtgacctcgtcgacggcaagaACTCGCACATCCTCTCCAACCAGATCGACCAGAAGCTCCGTGAcgaccttgagcgcctcaagAAGATCCGCTCGCACCGTGGTCTCCGTCACCACTGGGGTCTCCGTGTCCGCGGCCAGCACACCAAGACCACCGGTCGTCGTGTTGGTGCCCGCACCATCGCCaccaagggcaagaagtAA
- a CDS encoding uncharacterized protein (glutathione s-transferase), whose protein sequence is MSYTLHGSILSTCTARVVASGATIGADIKLENHDFHAIHEAAWAKNQPFNQMPYLVDNTTSFEIFESRAICKYIANKAGSDLLPKQSDAEAYGRFEQGCSIEQSNFDPAASGLAFQLVFAKMFGLETDVKLVEKLKGDLTKKLQGYERLLSKQKFVGGDKLTLADIFHLPYGSIVAQLGVVPSLTDGSLPHVKAWWDTISSLPAWKEYEQQKAAAMAAMGAAK, encoded by the exons ATGTCGTACACTCTCCACGGAtccatcctctccacc TGCACCGCGCGTGTCGTCGCCTCTGGCGCGACCATCGGCGCGGACatcaagctcgagaacCACGACTTCCACGCGATCCacgaggcggcgtgggcgaaGAACCAGCCCTTCAACCAGATGCCctacctcgtcgacaacaCGACTAGCTTCGAGATTTTCGAGTCCCGCGCCATCTGCAAGTACATCGCCAACAAGGCCGGGTCCGACCTTCTCCCGAAGCAaagcgacgccgaggctTACGGGCGCTTCGAGCAAGGCTGTTCGATCGAGCAGTCCAACTTTGACCCCGCCGCTTCGGGTCTCGCGTTCCAGCTCGTCTTTGCCAAGATGTTCGGCCTCGA GACCGACGTAaagctcgtcgagaagctcaaggGTGACCTCACCAAGAAGCTGCAGGGTTACGAGCGCCTTCTCTCGAAGCAGAAGttcgtcggcggcgacaagctcaccctcgccgacatcTTCCACCTACCGTACGGCTCCATTgtcgcccagctcggcgtcgtcccGAGCCTCACTGACGGCTCGCTCCCTCACGTTAAGGCGTGGTGGGACACCATCAGCTCGCTCCCCGCTTGGAAGGAGTACGAGCAGCAAAAGGCCGCTGCCATGGCCGCCATGGGCGCGGCCAAGTAA
- the MSY1 gene encoding uncharacterized protein (tRNA synthetases class I (W and Y)) — MLRALPRLRATRALVGVRAQSTRANVLDELEARGFVQAITSADLRKQLESPTTAYAGIDPSASSLHVGNLLPLMGLLHLRARGHRPLALIGGATGMIGDPSGRSTERNALSESELATNVAGITAQVHAFFERGTMYAEKRGYSPGEGGVQVVNNYEWFKGVGFLEFLRDVGKFARVNTMLSRESVKNRLNSDAGISFTEFSYQLLQAHDFATLYKNHDCRLQLGGSDQWGNIVAGIDMIHRVRGQAATEAEREQRTKNQALNQEAKAASAASARRAARDAAKEQAERAAEAVEAARSEAPPAFGLTIPLLTTASGEKFGKSAGNAVWLDPGRTSINDFYQFFYRASDADVEKYLSLLTLVPRERIDAVMAEHGRSPRERLAQALLADEVTELVHGPKGVAKAHAAKAIMYAKDPRALKSADVLAALEGDPRLIRVKQSEIRGVPVSKLVAMHGLVGSRSEATRLIKPHNTAIHINEIPVTDPRQEIVETSLVDNHLAVVRRGTRDMLVFYVTYDDK; from the exons ATGCtccgcgccctcccccgcctGCGGGCGActcgcgcgctcgtcggcgtacGTGCCCAGTCGACGCGCGCCAAtgtccttgacgagctcgaggcacGCGGCTTTGTCCAGGCCATCACGAG CGCGGACCTCCGGAAACAGCTCGAGTCTCCGACGACAGCGTATGCCGGCATCGACcccagcgcgtcgtcgctgcaCGTCGGCAACCTTCTTCCCCTCATGGGCCTACTACACCTGCGCGCCCGCGGCCACAGGCCGCTCGCTCTT ATTGGTGGGGCGACGGGCATGATTGGCGACCCGTCTGGCCGCTCAACGGAACGCAACGCGCTCTCAGAGTCCGAGCTGGCGACAAATGTGGCCGGTATCACGGCACAGGTGCACGCCTTCTTTGAGCGCGGCACGATGTACGCCGAGAAGAGGGGATATTCTCCTGGCGAGGGGGGTGTGCAAGTCGTGAACAATTACGAATGGTTCAAGGGTGTTGGATTCCTCGAGTTTCTGCGTGACGTCGGCAAGTTTGCGCGCGTGAATACCATGCTTTCCCGCGAGAGTGTCAAGAACCGCCTAAACTCTGATGCCGGAATCAGCTTCACCGAGTTCAGCTACCAACTGTTGCAAGCACACGATTTCGCGACGCTATACAAGAACCACGATTGTCGGTTACAGCTAGGCGGAAGTGACCAGTGGGGCAACATTGTTGCGGGGATTGACATGATCCATCGCGTGAGGGGACAAGCTGCGACGGAGGCTGAGAGGGAGCAGAGGACCAAGAATCAGGCGCTGAACCAGGAGGCAAAGGCGGCTTCTGCGGCCTCTGCCCGGCGGGCAGCAcgcgacgcggccaaggaaCAAGCTGAGCGGGCTGCCGAGGCAGTGGAGGCTGCGCGGTCCGAGGCGCCACCAGCATTCGGGCTCACCATCCCCCTTCTGACTACTGCCAGTGGGGAAAAGTTTGGAAAAAGCGCCGGGAATGCGGTCTGGCTCGATCCTGGTCGGACAAGCATCAATGACTTTTACCAGTTCTTTTATCGGGCGTcagacgccgacgtcgaaAAGTACCTCTCGCTACTTACGCTCGTGCCGCGCGAGCGGATCGATGCCGTCATGGCTGAACATGGCCGCTCGCCCAGGGAACGGCTGGCAcaggcgctcctcgccgacgaggttaccgagctcgtccatgGTCCCAAGGGCGTCGCGAAAGCGCATGCCGCCAAGGCTATCATGTATGCCAAGGACCCGAGGGCACTCAAGAgcgccgacgtgctcgccgcgcttgaGGGCGACCCGAGGCTTATTCGCGTCAAGCAGAGCGAAATCCGCGGTGTGCCCGTGTCCAAACTCGTCGCTATGCACGGACTCGTCGGCAGCCGGTCCGAAGCGACGCGCCTCATCAAGCCCCACAACACTGCGATCCACATCAACGAGATCCCCGTCACCGATCCCCGACAGGAGATTGTCGAGAccagcctcgtcgacaatcacctcgccgtcgtgcgccgcggcacgcgcgacatgctcgTCTTCTACGTCACATATGACGATAAGTAG